A region from the Pseudonocardia petroleophila genome encodes:
- a CDS encoding DUF2231 domain-containing protein: protein MYTVAGLPLHPLIVHAVVVLLPLATVGTLAAAALPAWRRALAIPTLLVALAGAVAVPLASSSGWRLRSTMGGGSPLVAEHAARASFLLPAAVLFVALLAAVVFADRRVPVAAGGHAGPAPASASRLAAGLAVAAAVVGVVVTALVVWIGHAGASAVWS from the coding sequence ATGTACACCGTCGCGGGTCTGCCGCTGCACCCGTTGATCGTCCACGCCGTCGTGGTGCTGCTGCCGCTGGCGACGGTCGGCACACTGGCCGCCGCGGCGCTGCCGGCGTGGCGGCGCGCGCTCGCGATCCCGACGCTGCTGGTGGCGCTGGCCGGGGCGGTCGCGGTGCCGCTGGCGTCGTCGAGCGGGTGGCGGCTGCGGTCCACGATGGGCGGCGGCAGCCCGCTGGTGGCCGAGCACGCCGCACGCGCGTCGTTCCTGCTGCCGGCGGCCGTGCTGTTCGTCGCCCTGCTCGCCGCGGTGGTGTTCGCCGACCGGCGGGTGCCGGTGGCGGCGGGCGGCCACGCCGGGCCCGCACCGGCGTCCGCGTCCCGGCTCGCGGCCGGGCTGGCGGTCGCCGCCGCGGTCGTCGGGGTGGTCGTGACCGCGCTGGTGGTGTGGATCGGCCACGCGGGGGCGTCGGCCGTCTGGTCCTAG
- the rph gene encoding ribonuclease PH has product MNRLDGRTDDELRPVTLTRGFQAHPAGSVLVEFGGTKVLCAASVTAGVPRWRTGSGLGWLTAEYAMLPSATHTRSDRESVKGRVGGRTHEISRLIGRSLRACIDLKALGENTIALDCDVLQADGGTRTAAITGAYVALADAVTWLGAHGRLADPQPLSCQVAAVSVGVVDGRVRLDLPYAEDSRAEVDTNVVATDRGTLIEVQGTGEGATFSRKTLDAMLDSALGGIERLCALQAEALAAPYPGELPK; this is encoded by the coding sequence GTGAACCGACTCGATGGCAGGACCGACGACGAACTGCGCCCGGTGACGCTGACCCGCGGCTTCCAGGCGCACCCGGCGGGCTCCGTGCTCGTCGAGTTCGGGGGCACGAAGGTGCTCTGCGCGGCCAGCGTCACCGCCGGCGTCCCGCGCTGGCGCACCGGTTCGGGCCTGGGCTGGCTCACCGCGGAGTACGCGATGCTGCCCTCGGCCACGCACACCCGCAGCGACCGCGAGTCCGTCAAGGGGCGCGTCGGCGGGCGCACGCACGAGATCAGCCGGCTCATCGGCCGCTCGCTGCGGGCCTGCATCGACCTCAAGGCGCTGGGCGAGAACACCATCGCGCTCGACTGCGACGTCCTGCAGGCCGACGGCGGTACCCGCACCGCGGCCATCACCGGCGCCTACGTCGCGCTCGCCGACGCCGTCACCTGGCTCGGCGCGCACGGGCGCCTCGCCGACCCGCAGCCGCTGTCCTGCCAGGTCGCGGCCGTCAGCGTCGGGGTGGTGGACGGGCGCGTCCGCCTCGACCTGCCCTACGCGGAGGACTCCCGCGCCGAGGTCGACACGAACGTCGTCGCGACCGACCGGGGCACGCTGATCGAGGTCCAGGGCACCGGTGAGGGCGCCACGTTCAGCCGGAAGACCCTCGACGCGATGCTCGACTCCGCGCTCGGCGGCATCGAGCGGCTGTGCGCGCTGCAGGCCGAGGCGCTCGCCGCGCCGTACCCCGGAGAGCTCCCGAAGTGA
- a CDS encoding TVP38/TMEM64 family protein, which produces MNPRRVILGLAVLAAAVAVVLVARSAGLPDVRGAVEASGVWAPLLFVLFSGAVTVTPVPRTVFTVAAGVLFGSVTGVLLAVAGTTLAAAVAFWLVRLLGAAFVERHAHRRGVAWVRARLDRSGLLAVLSLRLIPMVPFAVLNYAAGLSGVRFVPYVLGTVLGILPGTVAVVVLGDAATGGSPHPVLLTVSLVCGLLGVAGAVLAARRPVAGRTPVEQPA; this is translated from the coding sequence GTGAACCCCCGGCGTGTGATCCTCGGCCTCGCGGTGCTCGCCGCCGCCGTCGCCGTGGTGCTCGTCGCGCGGTCCGCGGGCCTGCCCGACGTGCGCGGGGCCGTCGAGGCGTCGGGGGTCTGGGCGCCGCTGCTGTTCGTGCTGTTCTCCGGCGCGGTGACGGTGACGCCCGTGCCGCGGACCGTGTTCACCGTGGCCGCGGGCGTGCTGTTCGGCTCGGTCACGGGCGTGCTGCTGGCCGTGGCCGGCACCACCCTCGCGGCGGCGGTGGCGTTCTGGCTGGTGCGCCTGCTCGGGGCCGCGTTCGTGGAGCGGCACGCGCACCGGCGCGGCGTGGCCTGGGTGCGCGCCCGCCTCGACCGCAGCGGGCTGCTCGCCGTGCTGTCGCTGCGGCTGATCCCGATGGTGCCGTTCGCGGTGCTCAACTACGCGGCCGGGCTCTCCGGCGTGCGCTTCGTGCCCTACGTGCTGGGCACGGTGCTCGGGATCCTGCCCGGCACCGTCGCCGTGGTGGTGCTGGGCGACGCGGCCACCGGCGGCTCCCCGCACCCGGTCCTGCTGACGGTCTCGCTGGTCTGCGGGCTGCTCGGCGTGGCGGGCGCGGTGCTGGCCGCCCGGCGCCCGGTGGCGGGGCGGACGCCGGTCGAGCAGCCCGCGTAG
- the bcp gene encoding thioredoxin-dependent thiol peroxidase, with product MTNRLSPGDPAPDFTLPDADGEPVSLADYRGRRVVVYFYPAAATPGCTTQACDFRDSLADLGDAGLDVVGISPDKPAKLAKFRDEEGLTFPLLSDEDRSVLTAWGAFGEKTMYGKTVTGVIRSTFVVDADGKIEVAQYNVRATGHVGKLRRDLKV from the coding sequence ATGACCAACCGCCTCTCCCCCGGTGACCCCGCGCCGGACTTCACCCTCCCCGACGCCGACGGCGAGCCCGTCTCGCTGGCCGACTACCGGGGTCGCCGCGTCGTCGTCTACTTCTACCCGGCCGCCGCCACCCCCGGCTGCACCACGCAGGCCTGCGACTTCCGCGACAGCCTCGCCGACCTCGGCGACGCCGGGCTCGACGTCGTCGGCATCTCCCCCGACAAGCCCGCCAAGCTCGCGAAGTTCCGCGACGAGGAGGGCCTGACGTTCCCGCTCCTGTCCGACGAGGACCGCTCGGTGCTCACGGCCTGGGGCGCGTTCGGGGAGAAGACGATGTACGGCAAGACCGTCACCGGCGTCATCCGCTCCACCTTCGTCGTCGACGCCGACGGGAAGATCGAGGTGGCGCAGTACAACGTCCGCGCCACCGGCCACGTCGGCAAGCTGCGGCGGGACCTGAAGGTCTGA
- a CDS encoding MBL fold metallo-hydrolase — translation MRLVVLGCSGSGPGPYSPASGYLVEAGDVRLALDLGNGTFGALQRHLDPWRLDAVAFSHLHPDHCADFTALVVHRRYHPFPPVDAGRLPVFAPREAPDRFAAAYAPDAAERAGTDLTDAFDFRPHVAETAIGDVLLRTAAVDHPCEAYALRVEHAGRSLVYSGDTGPTDALVELARGADVLLCEATWPHVTSSWTEPPPGVHLSGRQAGEHAAAAGVGRLLLTHCPPWFDAAELAAEAKAAFGGPVEVVAADAGYAV, via the coding sequence ATGCGTCTGGTCGTGCTGGGCTGCTCGGGCAGCGGCCCCGGGCCGTACTCGCCCGCGTCGGGGTACCTCGTGGAGGCGGGCGACGTCCGGCTCGCCCTCGACCTCGGCAACGGCACCTTCGGCGCGCTGCAGCGCCACCTCGACCCGTGGCGCCTCGACGCCGTGGCGTTCTCCCACCTGCACCCCGACCACTGCGCCGACTTCACCGCGCTCGTCGTGCACCGCCGCTACCACCCGTTCCCGCCCGTCGACGCCGGGAGGCTGCCGGTGTTCGCCCCCCGCGAGGCGCCCGACCGCTTCGCCGCCGCCTACGCCCCCGACGCCGCCGAGCGCGCCGGCACCGACCTCACCGACGCGTTCGACTTCCGCCCGCACGTCGCCGAGACCGCGATCGGCGACGTGCTGTTGCGCACCGCGGCCGTCGACCACCCCTGCGAGGCCTACGCGCTGCGCGTCGAGCACGCCGGGCGCAGCCTCGTCTACAGCGGTGACACCGGCCCGACCGACGCCCTCGTCGAGCTCGCCCGCGGCGCCGACGTCCTGCTCTGCGAGGCCACCTGGCCGCACGTCACGTCGTCGTGGACGGAGCCGCCGCCCGGCGTGCACCTGTCCGGGCGCCAGGCGGGAGAGCACGCCGCGGCCGCGGGCGTCGGACGCCTGCTGCTCACGCACTGCCCGCCCTGGTTCGACGCCGCGGAGCTCGCGGCCGAGGCGAAGGCGGCGTTCGGCGGGCCGGTCGAGGTCGTCGCCGCCGACGCGGGCTACGCGGTCTAG
- the rdgB gene encoding RdgB/HAM1 family non-canonical purine NTP pyrophosphatase: protein MSARILLATRNAGKLVELRRMLSGFEIVGLADVPEFPDAPETGATFAENALAKARDAAEATGLTSVADDSGLAVDALNGMPGVLSARWSGRHGDDVANLELLLAQLGDVPDDRRGAAFVCAAALVVPGGTETVVHGEWTGTIARAPRGTNGFGYDPVFVPDGSDRTSAELSPDEKDAASHRALALAALVPHLQALSD from the coding sequence GTGAGCGCGCGGATCCTGCTCGCCACGCGCAACGCCGGCAAGCTCGTCGAGCTGCGGCGGATGCTGTCCGGCTTCGAGATCGTCGGGCTCGCCGACGTCCCCGAGTTCCCCGACGCCCCGGAGACCGGTGCGACCTTCGCGGAGAACGCGCTGGCCAAGGCCCGCGACGCCGCCGAGGCCACCGGTCTGACGTCGGTGGCCGACGACTCCGGCCTCGCCGTCGACGCCCTCAACGGCATGCCCGGCGTGCTGTCGGCGCGGTGGAGCGGGCGCCACGGCGACGACGTCGCGAACCTGGAGCTGCTGCTCGCCCAGCTCGGTGACGTGCCCGACGACCGGCGCGGCGCGGCGTTCGTGTGCGCCGCCGCCCTGGTCGTGCCCGGGGGCACCGAGACCGTGGTGCACGGCGAGTGGACCGGCACGATCGCCCGCGCGCCGCGCGGCACCAACGGGTTCGGCTACGACCCGGTCTTCGTGCCCGACGGCTCCGACCGGACGTCTGCCGAGCTGAGCCCCGACGAGAAGGACGCGGCCTCGCACCGGGCGCTGGCCCTCGCCGCGCTCGTCCCGCACCTGCAGGCGCTCTCCGACTGA
- a CDS encoding carboxymuconolactone decarboxylase family protein: MTTAPEPVDLDLDPDGLAVRREVLGPEYVDAALARADATTAAFQEMITEYAWGHIWTRPGIDRRMRSAVTLTALVAHGHLAELELHLRAALRNGLSREEIVEVLLQTAIYCGVPAANSAFGVARRVLAEEQAPEG, encoded by the coding sequence GTGACGACTGCACCCGAACCCGTGGACCTCGACCTCGATCCGGACGGACTCGCGGTGCGCCGCGAGGTGCTCGGCCCGGAGTACGTCGACGCCGCGCTCGCCCGCGCCGACGCCACCACGGCCGCCTTCCAGGAGATGATCACCGAGTACGCCTGGGGCCACATCTGGACCCGCCCCGGCATCGACCGCCGGATGCGCAGCGCCGTCACCCTCACCGCGCTCGTCGCGCACGGCCACCTCGCCGAGCTGGAGCTGCACCTGCGCGCGGCCCTGCGCAACGGGCTCAGCCGGGAGGAGATCGTCGAGGTGCTGCTGCAGACCGCGATCTACTGCGGCGTGCCGGCGGCGAACTCGGCGTTCGGGGTGGCCCGCCGGGTGCTGGCCGAGGAGCAGGCGCCGGAAGGGTGA